caccaaagGTTCGGGCGCCCAAcctctcatagtttttcctattaagtccatttacatttcaatttattcccctgatattataggTGATTATgtggactattttgtgcatttgtgtagggacctaaggtctttctagggtcatTTTTAAATGTTcccaaaaatccagcgtcggtcgacCTAAGATATTTCTAAGGTCCtaagcttacaattacctacatgcatgacatgcggagattattacaaaccttttcctatatttactattacagaccaattaaaaatgaatgcaaatacaatagaaaaatagttcttcattctttcgattcttcagacgtcataaatgaagcttgatcttcatagtccgtatggcttgcttaagttcctatcaacagtgcatgctaaggataaacctgttcaagaagcttaATGCACAAgtaagaaacattggttttgtcataatcaaaatgggatccgactcatagagtcaacagaaaGTAATGATTGAAAATgaaaactggtttgaaaatcaagaagctgagaaccgacaatggtggtgagtatgaagacacctgattcaagaaattctactatgaACACGGTATtaggatggaaagaactgtgccaagTACGCCCCAGCATAGCAGTGTAGCTGAGTGGATGAACCAAACGTTGACTGAAAAATCCAGAAGCATGTGTATCTAGTTAGGCTTACCAAATCAGTTCTGGGCAGAAGCTGTCAGCACGACAACATACTTGATTAACAAGgttccatcagtaccattggaccacAAATTACCAAAAGAGGTATGGAGCAAAAAtgaggtgagactttcacatttgaaagtttttggttatgttgcatatgtacatatcagtgatcatgtcagaaacaagcttgatccGAAATCTAAAAAATGCACCTTCGTCGGTTACGGTGAAGATAAGTATAGGTattgcatttgggatgatgaaaacaagaaggtgatTAGAAGCAAAGATGTGATCTTCAACAAAAAGGTGATGTATGAAGACAGACAAACAACAGACCCCACCGAACCAATTCAGAATGAATCAACCTATGTAGACATGGATGATGTCCCAGACAGTGTCGAGACACAACAGCAAAATGCTGAGAATCCTCAGGCGAAGGAACTAGTGGAGTAGATCGTCGCAACACCGCCTCCTACTCTAGCTCCGGAGTTTAGAATATCTACTCGGCCCCATGTACCAAATAAAAGGTAtatgaatcatttacttcttatgGATGAAGGAGAGCCCGAATTCTATGATAAAGCATGtaaggtggcagatacgagcaagtgggagcttgcaatgaaggacaaGATGAAGTCCCTTACCTCCAACAAAACGTGGGAACTACctaagttgcccaatggtaagaaggctcttcacaacaagtgggtgtacaggatcaaaTAGGAGCATGATGGCTCTAATAGGTACAAGGCctggttggtagtcaaaggcttcgagcagaagaAAGGAATCAACTAGACTGACATCTTTGCGGTAGTTGTGAAGCTAACAACCATCAAATCAGTCTGCAGGAAACCAgtagacatgttgacaaaggtggtgactaccgagaagttgaagttgtgctcaacttcgattagtcttcatgcttgaagatagATATGAGCACATTATATACCTAGACACTGGTTGAGATGGTGcatctgtctccaagtgggagattgttaagatTGCTGAAGATGGAGTCGTTGGCAGCCACTATACCAGGCACTTTTGTTGACATTGGAGACCGATGGCCACCAACCTTTGAATTTTACCCCgcaaccatgtatatatatatgatgtgtgAGTGTGTAGAattgtgtgcatgagtgtgtgaggAACGaaatctgagagagagagagagagagagagagagagagagagagagagagagtagagttaAGGAAAGCCGCTCTTTCTCCTTGTATTATTCTCCCAATGATTAGTGAAGTtatgtgtgctccgtggacataggtcagattggaccaaaccacgtaaatctgatgttcttttttattgtttatattttgtttgtgtgtgattattgttcctagatcccacCAACAAAAGCAACATTAACAACTATGAGACTATATCATGGACTACTTGTATAGCTATGCTTAGCACAGTCAGACCAGTCATCATGCTTCAGATGAGACATTTTTGCTTGCATATGACAAATGATGAGTAGATAGGAAAGTGATAAAAAAGAAAAGTCTAAAATGTTTCACCTCTGAATTAGTAAATACTGTTTCTCTGCCCTTTCCAAAACTAGATAAATACATAAGTACAGTGGCAACCCGGGGACCACCCAATTCTCGATTATCCTTGTCATCCAAATAATCAAGATGTGGCTCATACTTTTGGCCATGCTTATAATGCATAATTTGTATGAATTCACCATTTTATGattacatgattatatagtgttTGCAGTGTTTTCTAAATAAATCAATGAATTAATGGCAAAGGAAGTGCGTTTGATCAAGTCATATGTGGGTAAAGGTCTTCTCCCAGTTCCTACTCAAAACGTTGCTATTGATGAGTATAACTTTTGCGAACAGAAGGGTCATTAGAAGGATCAGAGTTTAAAATTATTGAATAAGACTCAAACTTCACAGCCGTGGCAAAATGGAGGAAAGTCATCTCAACGTTCAGGGGATCCAGTGCCCCAGCAGTGTCAACAAGGAGGGCACCAGTCTAATACAAGTATATCCATGTCCACTCCATCTGTAGTAAGTTTGTCATCACCCACTCCTTTAGGTATATCCTCTTCTTTATGGGTTTTAGATTCTAGTGCATCTCATCAAATGTCCCCTAGCTTCTCTTCATTTGTGTCTATACattcatcattttcttcaaattatatgcTAACTACTGATGGCACTCCTATGGCTTTAAATGGTGTTGGTTCCATTCGTACTCATAATTTCTATCTTTCATATGTTTATTGCATTCCTAACCTAACCATGAGTCTTGTCTTTGTTGGTTAATTGTGTGATTCTagttattcttttcatttttcctctACTTCTTGTCATGTGCAGGATCCTCAATCTAGGAAGCTGATTGGGAAAGGCCGTAGAGAGGGTGGCATATATGTTTTGGATGAGCTGCGTGATTCTAATCATGTGGCAGCATCAAGAGTAAACCTCTCCTCATTCCGCTTAGATTCCTTATCCTCTGTTTTTTATTTGTGGCATTCTAGACTTGGTCATGTGTTGGCatctcatttaaaatttttggtaTCTAGTGGTGTTTTGGGTGACTTACAGATACATGATATTTCTAATTGTAGTGGTTGCAAATTGGAAAAATTTTCTGTATTACATTTTAATCACAGCATGTCTAAGTCTGTTGCACCTTTTGACCTAATTCACTCTAATGTGTGGGGTCCTGCCCCTGTTGACACAAAAGGGGGTTCTAGATACTATGTTTActttattgatgattatactcGGTATTGTTGGGTATATTTAATGAAACATTGATATGATTTCTTCCATATCTATACCTTCTGATCATTTATTCGTACTCAACACTCTGCTATAGTTAAGTGTTTTCATTTTGATTTGGGCGGGGAGTATACTTCTACGCCACTTTCTGAGTTGCTCATCTCTAATGGTACTATTCATCAATCTTCTTGTACtgatactcctcaacaaaatggtgttgtcgAAAGAAAACATCGTCATATTGTTGAAATAGCTCACGCTCTCTTCTCTTATTTTCTAAGGTTCCTAGTGAATTCTAGGGTTAAGTAGTTCTTATAGTGGTTCACTTGATTAATAGAATCTCCACATCCCACAATTCTGGTCTCTCCCCTTTGGAAAAGTTATATGGGTCTTCCCCTGAGTATTCCTCTCTAAAAGTCTTTGGTTGCCTGTGTTTTGTCCTTTGTCCCATTGTTGAGCGTATTAAATTATCACCACATTCTGCCATGTGTGTCTATCTTGGTTATGTAGAGGGACAGAAGGGTTATAGGTGTTTTGATCCTGTTGTTCAAAAACTATATGTCTCTCGTCATGTTGTCTTCCTCAAACACATTCCTTTCTTTACCGTTCCTACTAGCTCTCCTCATATAGCACAACCAGAACTTATTCGTATTGACCCTTTCTCTAATGATGAAAATGGTGGCGAtggtggtggtgatgatgatgaaaATAGTGGTGATAATAATGCCCCTCTTGCGGTCCCCCAAGAATATCTTGTGCTTGTGGATTCTTATCAGTCTCGCTATCACAAGCATGCTCATAAGTCCACTCAGTTACcatatttttcttattcttgttATTCTGGTTCTTTCACTTCTTCTTTAGTAGCTATTCACCCACTTTGTGTGCCTACCTCGTATAAGGAGGCTTCTTGTGATCCTATTTGGAAATAGGCTATGGTTGAGGAAATTTATGTGTTGTataaaactcatacttgggacttGGTGTCACTCCCTCCTAGTAAGAAATTGTTTGGTTCTCGTTGGTTTTACAAGATCAAAATGAAGTCAAATGGTTCTATTGAGTAATAAAAAGCTTGTTTGGTTGCTAAGGGTTTTACCCAAGAATGTGGCATGGATTATGAGGAGACTTTTGCCCCGGTAAGACTTTTCTCAGTTGGATGTTAAAAATGCCTTCTTAAATGAGGATCTGAAGGAGAAAGTTTACATGGTACCTCCGCTTGGTGTCTCTCATAACCCAGGTGAGGTTTGAAAACTCaataaggctttatatggtctcAAAAAAGCCCCTCgagcttggtttgagaagtttttgATGGTTGTCACTTCTCTTGGCTTCTCTTCCAATGCTCATGATTCAGCTTTATTTGTTAAAAGTACTTCTATTGGCCATATCATTCTTTCTTTATATGTTAATGATATGATTATTACGAGTGATGATTTTGATGGTATTATGGACTTGAAAACGATGTTGGCTTAGGAGTTcgacatgaaggatttggggccacTCCACTacttcttgggaattgaagtAGCTGACTCCCCCAAAGGTTACTTTCTCCCCCAATCGAAGTATGCTGCAAATATTCTTGACCGCGCTCACCTCACTGATAGTTGGATTGTTGATACTCCTCTTGAGGTTAATGCTTGCTACACTCCCACAGATGGTATTCCCCTACTAGAACCCACCTTGTATCATACTATTGTTGGTAGCTTGGTTTGTCTAACCCTTACTCACCCAAATATTGCTTATGCTGCCCACATCGTGAGTCATTTTGTTGCTTCACCTACATATGTGCATTGGTCAGCTGTTTTACGCATCTTGCAATATTTTTCGATGGACTCTCTGTTAGAGTTTTTTATTCTCTTCGACCTCGTCGTTGAAGCTTTGTGCATATTCTGATGCGGATTGGGCTACTGATCCTACTGACCAAAAATCCACTTATGGCTTTGTATATGTTTAGGTGACTCCCTAATTTCTTGGAAAATTAAGACACAATCTTGTTGACTCTATGTGTCCAATtcggtttttgataatgacaaatcacttgatatttaatctgtgcattgagtttgtgaacaggacttacactgagcatgcatggaaagataatggttcatggacgccataaagaaaagctgatacattttagaaagtaccatggaactcaaagagtatgagaatcaaatggaaaagacagaacctggcagaggaacctcggtcgcctgacattggaacctcaggcgcctgaagttgacacttcaggagcctgaagtcaagttcggttgcctgaactcgcgggaaaacATAAAAagcagttctttattaaaaagacacacgaggtatcttattgatccaacggctgagatcaatcctaagggtaatatactatatattatgaatatctaaaccctagaacaaaagggagacacacaagaaagagaagaacacaccatGTTGCAAgttttgttgattatctactcttagtgctattcgtttgcctatacatcaatctcatatcttcaagtttgggcaaatcaattcatattttcaaagggaacttgtttactctactgtactttaatctagtattgaggtttgatctttcaagttattagtcttgtgattttttacatatcatctcattggttgttcttgactagtattgaaaagtattgatcttgagtgtgcctttcgtacaaaaattaattttctaagagatcattacttgagaaagtttatctaacttggtagattaaattttggttcaagagcatataaatatacatatattttctcaaaggacttcttattgaaaaacctagttttgattaaaagagtgatcttgaaagtatctttatatataccaagctattttaaacaagatcattatttgttaaatggtgtgtgactcattgaaagatttgattcaagtgtgtggtttctaaaaggatctatctttagataaacttgatttaatatccttgatacttataactataattttaattgagggatatttttttgcaaattaatatactcagttttgtggttgagtatttgaaataaaactttgtgattttgattgagtgtatattcaagacaaagtttttgccaacaagttcacttcaattatataagtgtgcatttttgcaaagtgaaccaagaaccctagattattccaaaacgttttgaatttatctttacttgaaagttttggttaaaaagggatttgtgtgttgaggcatatcatacataaaacgattttatcgttttcattcattcacgagcttcaagttatatcatatgtcaatgtttttaggaatttgaattgtactcaccagcttttgttagaagcattgttttttagtgtatttttcagattctattgtatacacggttcagtgtgtgaaccggtgtgagaggagagagctgtaactcttgtaagcagcaaagtaggaggaagttgtgcctcttgtaagtagcggattgtaagggaagctccgtcccactttaaggagcagggttagtgaatccttgagtggttgctcaaggcgaggacgtaggccaagtaggctgaatctcgtaaaatcatggttgcattctctcttcccttatcttttttattttccgcatcgtatttcaatttccagcttgcttgtatatgttgaataatttcacaccaacttgataagtgactagttaaacttagatatagggattgattggtaaataggtttcaaagaattttttaaaatacccaattcacccccccccccccctcttgggattacaccttaatcaattGCTTATCACATAAGCATGAATCTATTTTTCAAGAAACAAGGGGAAAGAAACCAAGCTAAGTGTTGTATCATCAAAGTGCACGCCAAAAAAAACTTAGAACACACAAAAAGACAAACCCTACGTCAGTTGACTAACAACATTGAGTTCTACAAACAAGTCTAGGGTTGCTCTATCAATCAGTCGGCTGACCTCGGGGTCAGTTGGCTAACTGGCCTCTGTTAAAAAAATAAACTGCTTTAGTAAGTCAGCTGACCTTAGAGTCAGTTGGCTAActatagatttttctttaagctttgtctttttagttagtttctctactatgtagtagaccaagctctcttctaatggctataaatctatcttctaagagaggtttagtgaagatatcaacccattgatcatttgtattggtgaattctagaatgatgtcttctttttgaacatgatctcttaggaagtggtgccTTATGTCAGTGTACTTGGTTCTTgaatgtgaaataggatttttagatatattaatcgcacttgtattatcacacttaattggtatagttgtgtatttcaaattgaaatctcttaattgttgtttcatgtaaagtgtttgtACACAACAACTCCCAATTGCTACATATTCAACCTCagtagttgacaaagccacgaaattttgtttcttagaaaacctagaaactaaagatcttcctaagaagtagCATGTGACACTTGTACTTTTTATATCTATCTTACAATCGGCATAGTCCGCAtttgaataactgatcatttcaaaatcggtgtcc
This Malania oleifera isolate guangnan ecotype guangnan chromosome 11, ASM2987363v1, whole genome shotgun sequence DNA region includes the following protein-coding sequences:
- the LOC131167574 gene encoding uncharacterized mitochondrial protein AtMg00810-like, which gives rise to MKDLGPLHYFLGIEVADSPKGYFLPQSKYAANILDRAHLTDSWIVDTPLEVNACYTPTDGIPLLEPTLYHTIVGSLVCLTLTHPNIAYAAHIVSHFVASPTYVHWSAVLRILQYFSMDSLLEFFILFDLVVEALCIF